In Strigops habroptila isolate Jane chromosome 14, bStrHab1.2.pri, whole genome shotgun sequence, one genomic interval encodes:
- the ARHGDIA gene encoding rho GDP-dissociation inhibitor 1 has protein sequence MAEQEPTAEQLAQIAAENEEDEHSVNYKPPAQKSIQEIQELDKDDESLRKYKEALLGAVTVSADPNAPNVVVTKLTLVCTTAPGPLELDLTGDLESYRRQAFVLKEGVEYRIKISFRVNREIVSGLKYIQHTFRKGVKIDKTEYMVGSYGPRAEEYEFLTPMEEAPKGMLARGSYNVKSKFTDDDKTDHLSWEWNLTIKKDWKD, from the exons atggcagagcaggagcccaCGGCTGAGCAGCTGGCCCAGATCGCAGCTGAAAACGAGGAGGACGAACACTCTGTCAACTACAAGCCGCCTGCCCAGAAGAGCATCCAGGAGATCCAGGAGCTGGACAAGGATGACGAGAGCCTGCGCAAGTACAAGGAAGCGCTGCTCGGTGCCGTCACCGTGAGCGCAG ATCCCAATGCTCCAAACGTGGTGGTGACCAAACTGACTCTGGTCTGCACGACTGCCCCGGGCCCTCTGGAGCTGGACCTGACAG GTGACCTGGAGAGCTACAGGAGGCAAGCGTTTGTGCTGAAGGAGGGTGTGGAATACCGGATAAAAATCTCCTTTCGG GTTAACAGGGAGATCGTGTCAGGGTTGAAGTACATTCAGCACACGTTCCGGAAAGGCGTGAAGA TTGACAAGACCGAATACATGGTTGGGAGCTACGGCCCCCGAGCAGAGGAATACGAGTTTCTGACCCCCATGGAGGAAGCCCCTAAGGGCATGCTGGCCCGGGGCAGCTACAATGTCAAATCCAAGTTCACAGATGATGATAAGACTGACCACCTGTCCTGGGAGTGGAACCTGACCATCAAGAAGGATTGGAAGGACTAG